The nucleotide sequence CGTTGACAATAGGGTCAGGCAACAGTAATTTTGTGTCTCTCGAAACGATGCGGGAGTAGCTCAGTTGATAGAGCGATGCCTTGCCAAGGCATAGGTCGCGGGTTTGAGCCCCGTCTCCCGCTCCAATTTTTCTTTAAATTGGAGTGACCGCATCCGAGATATTCTAAAAAATTTAAAACCCCTGAAGGAAACTTCAGGGGTTTTTTTATTCCCAAAATCCCGTATTCTTACAAACAACAAAGGAGCCTCTGTCGTGGGACTTTTTTCAGTGATCTATGCGGTGATATTCAGTGTTGCGGTTGTGATTTATATCGCCTCCACGATTCAATACCAGCGCCTTATGCGCAATATGGAAAAGATCGCTCAAAGATCCGGCCTGCGGGTGGATGATTCCCTGCAGGGCGTGAAAAGAGCTCACGAAATCCATGCTCGCGTCGGAACGGCCGACTCTAAACAGGTGCTGGATAGAATTGAAGCCATCATTCCGGCCTTCATGATGCGTTTTCGTGTGGTTGTAGGTCTTGGGGTGGTCGGTTTGGTTCTGGTTCTGTTTGAAATGTAAAATCCCCGGCTGCCAAAGAAAAGTTGCCTCCAGGTGAAGTGTCAGACACCCTGATAAAGATTCTGTTTCAATAATCTGATGAAGGAGAGTTCCAATGACTGAGTTAGTGACTTGTGTTTGGTTCGATCACGGCGAAGCCAGTAAGGCTGCCGCATTTTATGCAAAGACTTTTCCCGGCAGTGAAGTGGGGCGTGTGAACACAGCTCCGGGTGATTTTCCTGGTGGCAAGAAAGGGACCGAGTTGACGGTGGAGTTCACCGTGATGGGGCGCAAATTTGTGGGCCTGAATGGCGGTCCGATCTTTAAGCCCAATGAATCGGTCAGTTTCATGGTTATCACCGAAAATCAGGCTGAAACCGACCGCCTTTGGAATGCCATTATCGAAAACGGTGGCGCGGCCAGCGACTGCGGATGGTGCAAGGATCGCTGGGGGTTCTCGTGGCAGATCACGCCTAGAATTTTGCTGGATCTGACGACCAGTAAAGATGCAGACAAAGCCAAGAAGGCTTTTGAATCCATGATGACGATGCAAAAGATTGATATCGCCAAACTGGAAGCCGCAGTTAAATAATAAATTTTAAGTCGGAATGATTTGAAAAAGAAAAAGGCGCAGTCTCCTGCGCCTTTTTTATTTAGTGCGGTTGTACGTCCGTCATTTCAAAGAAGCTGGTGGACAGGGCGAACAAAGAGTCTTTGTTTTCGCTGTTTTGCAGATCGGCCATCACTTCCAGACGGAACTGGCGAATCTTGGCAGCGATCTCTTTGGCTTTCTCGCGGCTGGTGGGAACCATGGTGCAACCCATGTCCCAGCGACGTTTGTTTTCGCCACTCATCGCTTCTGTCGCCTTGGTCTGCATCTGCAGGAAATAGTTGCGGGCTGCCACGGAAGAACCGCCATAGCTTGAAGAGTACTTCGCATCACTGGAAACCCATTTGCCATCAGCAGTTTTTTCAACCAGCTTCATGGCTTCCAGGCGCTCCAGGGCTTTTTCAGTCACATCCGTCAGAAGGCCCAATCGGCGGGAGATGTTTTCAGCAGTAGGCTCGAAGTCTTTCAATTGCAGAATCTGAGTGATGGCTGTGTAGTACCAGTCAGAGATAACCGCGAATTGGTCTTCACCGATTTTTTCAAACGCTTCTTCACGGGCATTCACACGTTGCAAAGCCATTTCACGAAGAACGGCGCTGCGGGCGTGTTCAGACAAAGCCAGATCCACGAAGAATTCACGCTCGGACGGGGAAAGGTTTAGTTTTGTTGCCAGATTCACCGCACGGCTTTCAGACAAGCCGACTTTGCCGTTTAGAATCTCAGACAGACGAGAGCAAGGAACTTCCAGGTCACGGGAAAACGCGCGAAGAGAATAGGAAGGATTTTTGCGCTGGCGACGCTCAAGTTCTTTCAGGATAAAGTCTCTGTAATGATGCTTTTTGGTCATAAGAGCTCCTCTTTTGTGACGCCCTTTATATATCTGAATTTCGCTGTGTCATCTAGAGGAGTGACTCTAATCCTGCAATTTGTTCCAAAAGTTTCCACGAGATTCCGATTTTGGAACCTGTCGTGAATCTAGACACTTAAGTAAGAATTGCAAGGACGGCTCGTTTGCGTGGTGAGGACCCTTTAAATGCGATAAGAAGGTGTTTTCACTTCCCAGGGGTGGCTTATGAATTCGTTAAAATCGAGTGTTTGTGTTGCTGTGGTTTTGTTTTTGTCTTCGCTGGCGTTTGGTAAAGATTGCACAGTTTTGGTGTCCTCCCATTATCGTGATGAGCTTCGCGAAGTCATCCGCACAGAACTTTCCGGTCACGGAGTGACGGCGCTTTTTGCTGATGAACTTCAGGTGCATGATCTGGACACGCCCTTTGAAGAAGTGCCACCTGAAATTCTGCCGGGTCAGGAATTCAGTTATCTGTATCTGCCAACGCCCAAAGCCCTGCCTTCGCTTTATCTGGGGCAGCTTTATACAAGTTATGAAGAAGGTCTTTATAATATCACCACCATCACCGAGTTTACTTTCGGAGTGGGGCGCATTGGTTCTTGCAAAAGCACCAAGCATGAAGGTGTTCGCTGTTCAGTCAGGCTGGTGGAGCCGGGGTTGACTTATGAGCGAGTGGTGGCTGAATCCACGCGCGACCTGGTGGTGGTGGATGGGCGACTGAAAAGTCTGGATCGCACCAAGGCCACTTCGGCTGACGTGCGAGAGTATTTACGTCAGTTTGCCACGCGCGCCTGTCAGAAATAATGCTGAAAAACCTCTTCCTCTGATGGCGCTTAAAGCATATCCTGTTTGTAAATTCAAACCGGGGATATGAATGAAGTTACCGCATGTGAAGATTGTACCGGCCGTTATCGCTTTTTTTGTGACCTGTCTTTTCTGGTTCGTGATTTCTCCGCCGGAAGGGGTCGACATCAATGCCTGGCGTTTGCTGGGGATCTTTGTAGGCACCATCACCGCCATCATCGGTAAAGCGCTTCCAATCGGGGGTGCTGCCATGATCGGGATCCTGCTGGTGGGTATCACGCAAGTCACCAATCCCGGAAATCCCGGCAAAGCCATGGGTGATGCACTCAGTGGATATTCCAACACCCTGATCTGGTTGATTGGTATTTCGTTCTTTATTTCCCGCGCTTTCATTAAGACCGGCCTTGGTTCCCGCGTGGCATATTACTTTGTTCGCGCCATTGGGAAAAAGACTTTGGGTATCAGCTACGGACTGTCTTTTGCCGAGTTGGTGCTGTCTCCGGTCATGCCAAGTAACACTGCTCGTGGTGGTGGCGTGCTTTATCCGATCAATCGCTCCATCTCAGAATCCATGGGATCACTTCCGGATGAGGCCACTCGATTGAAGGTCGGTGCGTTCCTGACTTTGGTGGCCTATCAGATCAACGTGATCACTTCGGCGATGTTCATCACTGCGACTGCGCCCAATCCTTTGGTGACAGCTGGGATTCGTGACATCGCCAAGATCGATGTGTCTTGGGCACAGTGGGCGATGGCGGCATTTGTGCCGGGCTTGCTGGCGATTCTGATCATCCCGTGGGTGTTGTTTAAGCTTTATCCGCCGCAAATCAAAGAAACTCCGGATGCTGCGGGTTATGCGAATAAAAAATTGCAAGAACTGGGGCCGCTCAGACTGGATGAAAAAATTCTGATCGGTGTCTTTTTCCTGCTTCTGTTTATCTGGGCAGGTGGACCTGAGTTGTTGTCGTCAGATCCTTTGTTCAAGGTGGATGCAACTGCTGGCGCATTTGTGGGGCTGGGGGTGCTTCTGTTCAGTGGGGTGCTTACTTGGGATGACCTGTTGAAAGAAAAGGGCGCCTGGGACACGGTAACGTGGTTCTCGTCCCTGGTGATGATGGCGACGTTCTTAAACAAGCTGGGCGTCGTGGCGTGGTTTTCTAAAACCGTGGAATCCTCGATCGCACATTGGGATCTGGGGTGGATGCAGGCAGCCGCTATTTTGGTTCTGCTTTATGTGTTCATTCATTATTTCTTTGCCAGCAACACGGCCCATATCTCGGCATTGTTTGCGTCGTTCTTTGGAGTGGGTGTGGCCTTGGGGGCTCCGCCATTGATGTTTGGTCTGTTCCTGGGCTTTGCATCCTCGTTGTGTGCGTCCTTAACCCACTATGGAACGGGGTCGGCTCCGGTGCTGTTTGGAGCTGGATATGTGACGATGGGAGAATGGTGGAAGTGGGGCTTTGTGGTGACGCTTCTGAACCTGCTGATTTTCGCTGGCGGCTGTGCCATTTGGTGGAAGGTTTTGGGGTATTGGTAAGTTTAAAAGCCTAAAACTTGGGCAACTTGTAAATCCTTTTATGACCTTCTGCGAAAACTGTTTTCAAAGCGGGGGAAAGCGTACAAGATAGTTCTTCATTCCAGCGCGCGGGTGGTGGAATTGGTAGACACGCAGGTCTCAGAAGCCTGTGGCCGAAAGGCTGTGGGGGTTCAAGTCCCCCCTCGCGCACCAAACAAAAAAGCCGACTTTGTCGGCTTTTTTTGTTTTATCTGTTAGCACTCCAGCTTCGCTGGAGTAGTTTCTGAAGTTTCCCGCCTTCGATTTTCGTTTTGGGTTTTGTCGTTTTCTGCCGATGGCAGAAAACTCCGGTCGCTCGTTTGGAGCGGATTCAGTTTTTTTGCCTTTTTATTTCTTCTCAATCGCGAGAACGAGACCTGAAATTCTGCTGTCGTCGCTGTAGCGGATAATTATGTTTGATTTCGGGGACGTTGCTTCATTCAGCAGATCGCCCATGGTCATACCCAGGCGAAGAGCACTTTCCTTTGTCAGAACGATCTTGCCTTTTTCGGTGACAATGACGATGGCGGGAGAGGCGTTAATCAATTCTCCGGACTTGTTGTAAAAGTCGGCGTTGCTGACCAGCGTGGCGCTTTTGATTTTTCCGTTCAGGTATCCAGAATTGGGCTTCTTGGCCTGCTCCAGGCAAAAAACATCAGAAACGGAAGGTTCGCAATTGAACCCCAGATCCATGACTTTCACAGTGGCAGCCAGGGATGTAGAAGAAATAGCCAATAGACAAAAAGCGGCAATGGACGCTCTCATAAGACAACCTTTGTTTTAATTTAAAACTATTCAGTCACCTAAAGTGCATGAACCGTGCTCGTTATTTGGCCTCTAAGGCAATCAGGAACTGCTTCTGTTTTTTGTAGGCTTTAAACAGTTCATAGTATTGCTTCAGCTTCCTTTCTTTGATGCTTTCAACGGTTTCTTCGTGGGCTTCCTGCCACAGAAATCTCAGTTCGCGGTCCATGCGATCCAGTTGTTGGGGGATGTTTTCTTTGCTCATATTTAGTCCTTTTGTTTATTTCCAAAGTTTCATGAACTTAAACTGCTATTCCCGGGCCGGGGTGTAAGGGCTTGAAAACTTTTAGGTCTTAAAATGGAACGCCAACAATTGGTGGCTTAAATGTGGAAAGTGCAGTTGGCAGCCTACTTTGGTTGGCAAAACATACCGATATCAAGAACATGTCAAAATCACATGACCTTCTTAAATTTATCGGCGACTCTGCGCAAATTTTCTTTGAGCAGCAGGCGGGGGAAAGTCTCATTTCGCGAATCCTGGATCTGTGTATTCAGGCCACCGGGGCTGATCGCGGAACTATTTTTTTTGATTCCCAAATCAACCTTGAGCAGCATTTCAAATACCTGAACAGCTATATCGCCACGGGCATCCGCAATCAGACCATCGTGATCAACACAGATCAGGGGATTGCCGGAAAGGTGTTCCGAACCCGTAAAAGTCATTTTTCCAACTGTGTGGCTCAGGACGGCGACTTCTATCTGGGGGTCGACAGCAAGACGGGATATCAGACAGAAAAAGTGCTGGCCGTTCCCTTGCACTGGAAGGATGGCAAAGTCATCGGGGTGATCGAGGTTCTGAATAAGGCCGACGGAGACTTTGATGAATCCGACCAGCATGCGCTGGAGGCATTGTCCATGCTGGCAGCCGTGGCCTTTGAAAATTACGAAATTCATCAGAAAAATGAAGATTCTGAATCCGCCATTGAGCATCGCAAGAATATCTGGCGCAAAAGTATTTCTTCCGTCAGCCTGCATTCAAAAGCCCCGGAACTGCAAAAGATCTATGATCATATTGAAGACTTCGGAAAGTCAGATTCCAATATTTTGATCACCGGCGAAAGCGGTGTGGGAAAAGAAGTCATCGCAAGGCTTGCACATCATCATTCCAGTCGTCGCGACGGGCCTTTTATTGCCATTAACTGTGCTGCTATTCCTGAGTCACTGTTTGAGGCCGAGCTTTTCGGCGTGATGAAGGGGGCTGCGACCGGGACTGTCGCTAGGCAGGGGCAGATTGAACTTGCCCACCGCGGGACCTTGTTCCTTGATGAGATCGGTGAAATGCCGGTTGAAATGCAGGCCAAGCTTTTGCGTGTTTTGCAGGAAAGAAAAGTGCAGCGACTGGGTTCTACGGAATCCCCGAAAGCGGTGGATTTCCGTTTGATCTGCGCGACCAATAAACATATCGATACGCAGATTCAAGAGGAAAAGTTCCGCGAGGACCTGTTCTATCGTATCAATGTCGTGAACCTGCAGATTCCTTCTTTGCGTGAAAGAAAAGGGGACATCCCGGATCTGGCGCAGGCCATTTTGGAACAACTGCATAACAAACGCGGCTGGAAATTGAAATCGGTCAGTCCCGAGGCTCTGGAGCGGTTGATTGACTATCACTGGCCGGGGAATATCCGCGAGCTTGAAAATAAAATTGAAAGTGCCTGCCTGTCCGCGGGGGATCGTGCGGTGTTGATGCCGGATGACTTCCAGTTTAAAGCGCGCACTTCCTTGAGTGTGGTCCCCGCTGCAGAAACACCGGAGGATCATATGAGACGCTATGACAACCTCAGTTTGCGCGAGGCGCGCGAGGCCTTTGAAACGGAGTTTGTCGACCGGGCTATTCAGGGTTCTTTGGGAAATAAATCCGAGGCCGCAAGGCGATTGGGAGTTTCCCGTGAAGGTCTTAGAAAGATACTGATCAAAAAGACCGCCTAGAATCCACCAACAGTTGGCGCCAACCTGGCAACCAGGGTGGGCGTCTCATTTTTAGATTGTAGTGAAATCGTGGAGTTACCACCTGGCCCTGTCCTTGCCTTAAGGAAAGTAGCGCAGACGAAATTGCGTGAAACTTTAAACAAGGAGAGAGTTCGTGTTATTCAATAATGAAATCAGAAAAGTTCTGTCCGTAGCGATCCTGATGCATGTAGCGACCCTGGTGGCCTGTTCTGCCAAGGTGGACGAAGAAGTGATCGATTCCCCCTCTATTGTTGTATCCTCTGACAAACCATCGACTGTGATGGGAGCTGTTCAAGGAGTGATCGTCGAGGTCGGTAACGGTCTGGTGGCTGACGGCCAGTCCGCACAAAGCGTGCAGGGAAAAATCCAGGCCTTGAGTAATGTCAATGATTTGTGTAACGAGCACGCCATGCCGCTGGATGAGCAGGGTGGCTATATGGACAGTCAGGGGCCTGATTATCCGTCTCGGCTGTTTTACTGTAAGCTTGCTCAAAACAGCGGATCTCCGGATTCGATCCCGGGTTCGTTTCAGCAGATTAAAGCGATATCCTGCATGCTTGAAAAGGCGGGTTTGGTTTTCGACAATCAGGACCGTCAGGTCCATCTGACCCCGGATACGAGCTGTTTCACCGCCCAGCAATTGGCTGACATGAACATTCAGGCCATGACCGTGACGGTGCGGGCCTCAAAACCGGCCTTCTTTAACACGTATTATGACTCAGGGGTTTCTTTGACCATTCCGGATATGGGAACCTACCGTATTGCTGCCAAACTTAGCGGTACGAAAATGGAGTTCCTGACTCATGATGACCAGTCGGCCTATAGCCCGAATAAATCCGGCACCTATGCGGCAAGTTTTGATGTGCTGACGGGCGAGCTGAAGTACGAAAGCCGTGGTGACCGTTTTCAGTGCTCTGAAAACAGTTCCTGCGGTTGGTCCCGTCATGATCGTCTGCTGGCGCAGGTGGGTATGACAAACGGGGAAATCACTTCCGTTTCAAAAATTGAGGCCATTGCAGGTGAAATCTACACGGACCATAACAATGCTTACTCGGCTCGTGTGTCCACGATCAAAGGCAGTCTTGCAAGTGGCCTGAAGGCTCGCTACTTTATGGTGAACACCAACACCAGCAATGATCTGGGTGATGCCACGAAGTATTCTGAGGTTGTGAACAACCGTTGTTATACTCATGCTTCGGATCAGGCGGATTGCAGCACCAACCCGGGAATTGAGCTGCCGCAGGAAGTGAGCTTTAAGTTCAACCTGCATCCAAGTACGCAGTTTACTTCGACTCAAGACTGGGTTTCTCAGTTGACCGGACTTGGATTCTCAAGTGTTAACTTCAGCGATGTACAGTAAGTTCTGTGCCAACGAAGGGGGCTTTGGCACCCTTCGTTTTGCTCTTTGTGAAAAGGAAAAGGGGCTGATATTATGGATTCCATGAAAAATTCCCTGATGCAGTTTTTTGTCTTTTGCAGTTTGCTGGCCGGATGCGGTTTGAAAGTCATAAGCCCGGCGGATGAAAATCCGAACAAAGGAACTTTGGCCGTGGACTGGTCGGGCGATGGTCCGAAGGTTGTGGGGACATTCACATGCCGGATGAAATCCATGGGGAACCGCTTCTTCGGTTTTGGCAAAAGCGAGGATGAAGCCCGTCAGGACGCCATGGGTAAATGCAAAAGCCACACACTGCTTTCCTTCTGCGAGAAAGAAAAGATCACCTGCGAAAAGAACTAAGTGTTGCAGACTCAAAAGTTTGCAACGACTTTATTACCTGAACCTGCCGCCCGGCAGGTTTTTTCTTTATTGATTCCTCAATCGTGGTTATTCCTCCCTTCACATTTTTGGAGGAAACTATGCGTATTCTTGTATTGTCTTTCGTCGCTTTGATTTCTTTATCTGCCCAGGCTCAGACGGTGTCTTTGGATGCTCCAGAGCATGCCAAATATTACTGCGAAAAACAGGGTGATGCCCAGGATCTTGTGGTTCCATCTGTTTTTATGGTGATCAGAAAAGCTCACACCACCCAGATCGTTCTTAACGTATTGGATGCCGAGTGCAAAAACCACAAGGTGGTGCCAAAGGCCTCCAATCGCTTCGCAAAGCCTTCACTGACTGATTTGAGCGATGTGCACGCGATTGCGGCATCCCCGCGTATCTTCCGTTCCAATGAGGTTTATCACAATGTCGTGCTGGAATTCTATTCTGATGCTTTGGCGGCAGGTGAGCGTAACTTCCTTTTGAAGCTTTATTCTCATGACGGGGGCGTTTATCAGATTATCGTGACAGTTCGTAACGGTGCCACATTTCTTCAGGCTTACTAAATTCGATTGTACCTTGAGCGTGAGGGGCGCTCAAGGTTTCACGATTTGGGATCCTTCCTGGCTTAAAACCAATGGTCCTGTATATTCAGAGCTTTCAATAGTTCCAGTGTGCAGTTGACCGTTGGGCCAGAAGGTCACGGCCCCGTTCAGATTGGACAGCAAAACTGTTTTGCCGTTTAAGAGGAACGGGGTCTTGTTTTTTATTGAACCCGACATCAGCATTCCGTTTTCATGAAATTTCAGCAGAATCATACGTGATAAAGGACCCGCGTAACCGATCGGGAAAATCTGCCCGTTGATATTGAAGGTGTATTCGTCCGCGCTGGTGTACAGGAAGGATTCGATCTTTCCGCTCGGATAAAAATTGACGTATTTACCGGAGATGTTTTGTCCGTGCAGATTCCCGCCCCAGACAGTGGCGGTCTTTATGTTCCCATTTTCGTCAAATTGGGCTGCTTCCAGTCCTACGGCAAAGCCATGATAGTCGACATGCTTAAGACCTGCCGTGCGCACCAGATCCAGCATCATGCGGTTGTCGAAGGTTTTCATCAGGTAAGAGCTGATAACCTGATTGAAATAGCGGACCCCTGGTGAAGAAACAATACCCGTTTCGATGGCCTCGCGATAGATCAGTTCATGAAGCACCAGTCCGGCTTTATGATCTTCACTGAGTTTTTCAAATAATCGCAAATCAATCACATATCGCTGATCCCCGGGCATAATCAAAGCCTTGGGGCGCTGGATGGCGACCTGTTTGATTTCACATTCCTCAGGGATGATGACCACGCCGGAATCGCGAATCGGCAGGAACTTGCCAACAAAGAACCACTGGGTTTCTTCATCAAAGGTCCGGAACCATTTTTTATACATTTTAGCGCGGGTTGGATTCACGTCCTCCAGACGGTGCAAGACATAGTACACCTTTTGCTGAAAGCTCATGTGTGCGGGGCCCAGCTCCAGTGGAATGCGGCGCTGTTCTTCAGCTTCATAATAATCCAGCAGTCGCAAAGAATTTCCACAGGAAATCACGTTGCCGCCATTGCCAACCCAGTCACCACCGGCCAAAGACATCGCAGAATAAAAAAGAAGATGAATCAGTGTTGTCAGATGAAGCTCCTAATTGGATTTCGGGGGAAGGATGGGGAAGCACTGCAGATTCACGCGGTAAAGGTCGCCCTTCTTGGATTTTTCATCCAATTCAAAGACGTCGTCGCGAAACTTTAGCGTCAGTTTCTTAAGTTTCTTGAATTGTTTTTCGTCCAGGGCCACGGTCAGGAAAGAATAGTCACGTTCTTGCACCGGGACACGGGAAAGCATCTGCCTTGCCAGTTCCAACGTGTTCAAATGGGCCTGCTGCAGGGATCGGGAAGGGATGTCGTGAGGCGAATACAAGTTCTTGTGGTTGCGCTCCCATACAGGGCCTTTGCGGGAAATAACCTGCAGGTCTTCCAGATTTTCCAGGCATTCGTTCACGCGGGGCTCGTTGATTCCGGTTTTGGCGGCGATCCAGGTTGCGGTGCTTTTGAAATCGGCCAGGCGAAACACTGCCAGAATCACAAAGTATTCCCATTCATCAAAGAGCACAGCATAGCGGCTGGGATCCAGTTTGTATGAGGATTCGGCCGGTGGTTTGTTGACCCCCAGGCTTAGCAGGAACATTTCCTGATCTTTGGGAGCAAGGGAAAGCTTTTGCATCACTTTGGCAGCTTCTTGCAGGGGCACCAGGCGTTTGCCTTTGATAATCGAAGACACCGTGCCAGGATTCATTTCCAGAAACTGGGCGTAGGAACGCAAAGAATAGCGTTTGTTTCGGGCTTTCTTGGCCTGAAACTGTTCCTGAAGTTTGATTGCGAAATAAGGCAGATTCTCAAGTCCCGACATAAGAATCGCAGAACTAACAGCCCCCTCAAGTTCGAGCAAGTTTACATTAGGGAACAGGCGCTTTCATGGGGGCAATTGAAATAATTCGCCACTTCCTTTTGAAAAGAACGATGAAAACGACATTTCAAAAATGTAAGGAATAACTACTTGGGATTTTTGTCGGTTTCTTCGCCAGTGTTCCATTTCTGATGGGCATTGTAAATAGCATCAGTTGTAGCCTGGCGCACGTATTCAGCTTTCATTTCGTCTTCAGGTATGGAGTAAATTTCGCACATCTTCTTCAGTACATCGATTGGCGGCTTGCGATTGCCGCGCTCCAAATTGGAAAGAAACTGCGGTCGGTTGTAGCCGAGCAATTTTGCGGCGTCTTGTTGGGTTAGAAAAGCGCCGAGTCTCTTTTTTCGGATAAAGTCAGATAAGGACACGTCCACCTATGCATGATTAGTTCAGATTTAAGTTTGTTGCCTTAGTACTGATAATAAAGCGGACTCAAAAAATCCTCATGCGAAATTCAATTTCCTTGGAACTTGTCATAAATGTAAACCAATGAAGCTGTAAATAAACAACCACCATTGGTTGATAGTCGAAATACAATACAATTGCCAAGGCCCCACTCAATACTGATAAGGTACATTATAGGTAAAAGCTCGGTAAAAATGGAGTTTTTTATGTCACTGGTACATCTCATCCGAAATGAGTTTGAAACACCCTCTTACATGACAGATGAAGAGGGCATTATCCACGTGTGGAGTCCCGCCGCAGAAAAATATTTTGGATTTTCAGAACAGGAAATTCTGGGTTCATCCGAGTATCAGCTGTTTTATGATACCGCGGAAGAAGTAAGTCAGGGGGGAATTCGTTTCAGCTGGCGGTATCGCAGGGATGGTGAAGTGCTTTTCGTACAGGAACAGGTCGTGGAAATCTCTGATCCGGATGATCACGACATTCGCTTTATGAAAGTGCTTACGGATTACACCGCGCAGTTTACTCCTGCTGAGGAATGTGAGTTGTGGGTTGCACACTATGCAAAACGCAGGGTCGGAGTGGCGGCCTTTGATTTGCAGTCTCAGCTTTTTTCCAGTCTGAATGAATCGTTCGCCAAAAACTTTGGTTATACTCACGATGAAATCAAAGGCGTCAGTTACGGGTCTCTTTTGACCCCTGAATCCAGCAATCTCAGCCCGCGCGTGCTTGAAATCATGGGACGTGATGGGTGGGGAGTTTTCAATGTGACTTATCGTCGCAAGGACAATACGACGGGTCTATTCAAGGCCGAGGTTGTTCCGGTGTGGCGTGATGGCCATGTGGTGATGAGTGCCTGCCACGCGACCAATGAAGAATGGACTTCGGATATCAGCAAAGCTCTTGCAAAGACTGCCACCTGTGTCGTTGACAATATAGGCAAGGTTCACAGCTGGGGACCCGATGCCCCGATGTTGTATGGATACAGCGGAGAGGAACTTCAGGACTATTCATTACTGTGCGATGAAGGCAGCAAGGTGGAATGGTCCCCGCAGACTCGTTTTGGCTGGCGACGCCGCAAGGATAAAAGCCGCCTGTTTGTTCAGGAAACTATTTTGCCATTTGTGGATGATGGCATCGAAAATCAATTCTTGATCTATACCAAGGATCTGACGAATCGTCTGTCAGACAGTGCCAAGAACAAAATGATGACCCTTCATCGGGGGAATGTCGTGGGCGCTCACAGTCTCTTGACCCAGTAAAAAACAGGACAGAGCAGTCTACATCCCTCTGTCCTGCCTTATAAATTTATCTGTTGGTACTTGTACGGTTGCCTTGTTGTTGCTGTTCCTGCCGGCCGCCGCTGCTTCTTTCAGAAGTCTGACCACCTTGTTGTGGCTGCTGCTGACGCTGCCCTTGACTGGATTCTCTTTCTTGATCTCTCTGATTTTGTTGCGAGCCTTGGTTTGGTCTTTGGTTATTGTCGCCCATAAATACCTCCTTGTGGTGTATGGTTTCTGAAGTTAGGCTATTCCTTTTGCTTGGGCAGCGATATAATTACCTTCATGATTTCAGACAGAGTCACGACTTTTACTGGACTGTTTTTCACACAGTCCACCAGTTGTGGTGGACATTCATTGGTTATATTTAAAACGCGCTTTGAGAAACTTGTGTGTAGGCTTCATGCACAGAACGAACGGTCCACATCAGGGAGTTTCGCATGAAGTGTTTGTTGATTGAAGACGATCAGGAAATTGCAGGGCATATTATCGAAAGTCTGGTCAGTATTTGTTATGACGTGAAATATGTTGATGATGGGACCAAAGGTCTGCAGGCGGCCCTGGTCGACCGCTACGATATAATTATTCTTGATATGATGATGCCCGGAATGATGGGCGCTGATCTGATTCAGGCTCTGCGAAAAAATAATATCAGCACCCCGGTTCTCGTTGTCAGCGCACTCAG is from Bdellovibrio bacteriovorus str. Tiberius and encodes:
- a CDS encoding PAS domain-containing protein; protein product: MSLVHLIRNEFETPSYMTDEEGIIHVWSPAAEKYFGFSEQEILGSSEYQLFYDTAEEVSQGGIRFSWRYRRDGEVLFVQEQVVEISDPDDHDIRFMKVLTDYTAQFTPAEECELWVAHYAKRRVGVAAFDLQSQLFSSLNESFAKNFGYTHDEIKGVSYGSLLTPESSNLSPRVLEIMGRDGWGVFNVTYRRKDNTTGLFKAEVVPVWRDGHVVMSACHATNEEWTSDISKALAKTATCVVDNIGKVHSWGPDAPMLYGYSGEELQDYSLLCDEGSKVEWSPQTRFGWRRRKDKSRLFVQETILPFVDDGIENQFLIYTKDLTNRLSDSAKNKMMTLHRGNVVGAHSLLTQ